The proteins below come from a single Candidatus Fermentibacter sp. genomic window:
- a CDS encoding glucose-6-phosphate isomerase — protein MSSTAGVSFETGLSFPGLPALPLERFAEWRGNGRLGFMQLPFQRGLAASCLELAGAFAGEVDDVIVDGIGGSALGARCLLSALGPGSGPRVRLVDSPDHRTVDAVKEACNPARTLLVVITKSGSTAETMSVLLSLYPWLPAGIRDRRTVAVTDPSSGDLRKLADDRGWASLPIPPSVGGRYSVLSPAGLLPAAFAGLDIPALLDGAADVIRDFDLEGTESLAGRLAACWLAFFESHPVHVFFAYSDRFFDVALWFSQLWAESLGKRRPGGGAGLGQTPLACRGPADQHSLVQLFMEGPADKFFTFLDMTEPSPPLPGGFEGYPSAEWLTGRTLDELRRAESSATSAALAERGLPVCRLHAGESPSEKAVGALLAAMEIATVLTGLALGIDPLDQPGVERGKHLTFAGMGRPGWQ, from the coding sequence ATGAGTTCGACCGCAGGAGTCTCCTTCGAGACGGGGCTATCGTTCCCGGGGCTGCCGGCGCTCCCGCTCGAGAGGTTCGCAGAGTGGCGCGGGAACGGCAGGCTCGGTTTCATGCAACTCCCCTTCCAGAGGGGACTCGCTGCCTCGTGCCTCGAACTCGCCGGAGCGTTCGCAGGCGAGGTGGACGACGTGATAGTGGACGGGATTGGAGGGTCGGCGCTCGGTGCCAGATGTCTCCTGTCAGCCCTCGGCCCGGGGAGCGGCCCCCGCGTCCGCCTGGTCGACTCGCCCGATCACCGCACCGTGGATGCGGTGAAGGAAGCCTGCAACCCGGCCAGGACCCTGCTGGTCGTGATCACGAAGTCGGGGTCCACGGCCGAGACCATGTCGGTCCTCCTGTCGCTGTACCCGTGGCTCCCGGCAGGCATCCGCGACCGGCGCACCGTGGCCGTCACCGATCCATCCAGTGGCGATCTCAGGAAGCTGGCCGACGACAGGGGATGGGCCTCCCTCCCCATACCTCCGTCGGTCGGCGGCCGCTACAGCGTGCTCTCCCCGGCGGGGCTGCTTCCAGCCGCCTTCGCCGGTCTGGACATCCCGGCCCTGCTCGACGGTGCCGCGGATGTGATCCGTGATTTCGACCTGGAGGGCACGGAAAGCCTGGCCGGGCGCCTGGCGGCCTGCTGGCTGGCCTTCTTCGAGAGCCATCCGGTCCATGTGTTCTTTGCCTACAGCGACAGGTTCTTCGACGTGGCGCTCTGGTTCTCGCAGCTCTGGGCCGAGAGCCTGGGCAAGAGGAGGCCCGGGGGCGGCGCCGGTCTGGGCCAGACTCCTCTGGCATGCCGGGGGCCGGCCGATCAGCACTCGCTCGTGCAGCTCTTCATGGAGGGCCCCGCCGACAAGTTCTTCACCTTCCTGGACATGACCGAGCCATCTCCGCCCCTGCCCGGGGGCTTCGAGGGATACCCATCGGCGGAATGGCTCACGGGGAGGACGCTGGACGAGCTCAGGCGGGCCGAGTCCTCCGCCACCTCGGCCGCCCTCGCGGAGCGCGGGCTCCCTGTATGCAGGCTCCACGCCGGTGAATCGCCTTCGGAGAAAGCCGTGGGTGCGCTGCTCGCAGCCATGGAGATCGCCACGGTGCTCACGGGGCTTGCACTGGGAATCGATCCGCTAGACCAGCCGGGGGTCGAGCGGGGCAAGCATCTCACCTTCGCGGGCATGGGCCGGCCGGGCTGGCAGTGA
- a CDS encoding tetratricopeptide repeat protein, whose amino-acid sequence MITDREGWIVQKVGDTISEHVPLEEVRIEDVDSLDPPDGWNPDTPGAEPVPPPVLIEEEGRFSLLVNHDSFWRARAAGMLSIRALVVRNPVHIPPAHKAVKNSLEEALLFDGLLRTAIVPNRSRLAELLDFSRARITQVLNVLKLPLVIRRELLVTGSISEFHLRPLIKMDDEKRQIASFRKLLADGLTGRQMALFAASGDEGEGQAGVDLESLMAQPVLVTPPGPAEHAADPQVGPPASPAPQESPAVAEAESAPEDVGRAEHDASSGERTKAPRQATKPDQIRSDTPSSAERALYMRAKGLLEVLGTLREKGWEEKATRNGATREEMVFLEGVSLLRKGQYEKAAETLTNASHLSRGNAAVFFFLGRSYNLLEKLSSAEEYLRAACEHVPDDPDILSELAIVLEKQKRYTEASSFYKRASAIRNPPAPAKGRRQ is encoded by the coding sequence ATGATCACGGACAGGGAGGGATGGATCGTGCAGAAGGTCGGCGATACGATTTCCGAGCATGTACCGCTCGAGGAGGTGAGGATCGAGGACGTCGACAGCCTCGATCCGCCGGATGGCTGGAACCCCGATACGCCGGGAGCGGAACCCGTGCCTCCGCCGGTGCTGATAGAGGAGGAAGGCCGGTTCTCCCTCCTGGTGAACCACGACTCCTTCTGGAGGGCCAGAGCGGCAGGGATGCTCTCCATCAGAGCGCTGGTGGTCAGGAATCCCGTGCACATACCCCCTGCGCACAAGGCCGTGAAGAACAGCCTGGAGGAGGCCCTCCTCTTCGACGGGCTCCTGCGCACCGCGATCGTCCCCAACAGGAGCCGCCTGGCCGAACTCCTGGATTTCTCGCGGGCCAGGATCACGCAGGTCCTGAACGTCCTGAAGCTCCCGCTCGTCATACGCCGCGAACTCCTCGTGACGGGCAGCATCAGCGAATTCCACCTTCGTCCCCTGATAAAGATGGACGACGAGAAGAGACAGATCGCGTCGTTCCGAAAGCTCCTGGCCGACGGGCTCACCGGCAGGCAGATGGCCCTCTTCGCGGCATCGGGCGACGAGGGAGAGGGGCAGGCAGGGGTCGACCTCGAGAGCCTCATGGCACAGCCCGTCCTCGTCACCCCCCCGGGACCCGCCGAGCACGCAGCGGATCCGCAGGTCGGCCCGCCGGCCTCCCCGGCGCCGCAGGAGAGCCCGGCCGTGGCCGAGGCGGAATCCGCACCGGAGGACGTCGGCAGGGCGGAGCATGATGCTTCGTCCGGGGAACGGACGAAGGCTCCGCGCCAGGCGACGAAGCCCGACCAGATCCGCAGCGATACCCCGTCTTCGGCCGAAAGGGCTCTCTACATGAGGGCCAAGGGCCTCCTCGAAGTGCTCGGTACTCTCCGAGAGAAGGGCTGGGAGGAGAAGGCCACGAGGAACGGTGCGACGCGAGAGGAGATGGTGTTCCTGGAGGGAGTCTCGCTGCTTCGGAAGGGTCAGTACGAGAAGGCGGCCGAGACGCTGACCAACGCATCGCACCTGTCTCGAGGCAACGCCGCGGTGTTCTTCTTCCTCGGCAGGAGCTACAACCTGCTGGAGAAGCTCTCGAGCGCCGAGGAGTACCTCCGTGCGGCCTGCGAGCATGTTCCGGACGACCCGGACATCCTCTCCGAACTCGCCATCGTGCTCGAGAAGCAGAAGCGCTACACCGAGGCATCCAGCTTCTACAAGAGGGCTTCGGCGATAAGGAACCCCCCGGCTCCGGCCAAGGGGAGGAGGCAGTGA
- the miaA gene encoding tRNA (adenosine(37)-N6)-dimethylallyltransferase MiaA, translating into MTPAPPIPVITGCTASGKTGLALAMAARIRMEVISADSRQIYRMMDIGTAKPTREEREAVPHHLLDIMDPDGTYSAGRFAREASALAPAIRARGAVPVVVGGTGLYLLALTGRFDPLPQADGTLRSILSACECSSRGFVRRCLARLDPASAGTLHPSDAVRALRALEITLLSGRRASSLRTGGPGRGDVFRIARVDVPGPDLRRRISARTRSMLESGLVDEVRRLSAAGFGRDCAPGRTIGYREVLDSLEAGGSGDDAATAIENGTWRFSRRQRNMLGRLPADLVTDGGDPGALFETLFGDGVP; encoded by the coding sequence GTGACTCCCGCTCCGCCCATCCCCGTCATCACCGGGTGCACGGCCTCGGGGAAGACGGGGCTCGCCCTCGCGATGGCAGCGAGGATACGCATGGAGGTCATAAGCGCCGATTCCAGGCAGATCTACAGGATGATGGACATAGGCACCGCGAAGCCGACCCGCGAGGAGAGGGAGGCGGTCCCGCACCATCTCCTGGACATCATGGACCCCGACGGGACCTACTCGGCGGGCAGGTTCGCCAGGGAGGCCTCCGCCCTTGCTCCCGCGATACGCGCGAGGGGGGCGGTGCCCGTCGTGGTGGGCGGCACCGGCCTGTACCTCCTGGCCCTCACCGGGCGGTTCGATCCGCTTCCGCAGGCCGACGGGACCCTCAGATCCATCCTCTCTGCCTGCGAATGCTCTTCGAGGGGCTTCGTACGGAGGTGTCTCGCGCGGCTCGATCCCGCCTCGGCCGGGACGCTTCACCCCTCGGACGCCGTGAGGGCTCTGAGGGCGCTGGAGATCACGCTGCTCTCGGGCAGGAGGGCGTCGAGCCTCAGGACGGGGGGTCCCGGGCGGGGTGACGTGTTCAGGATAGCCAGGGTGGATGTCCCCGGCCCCGATCTGCGCAGGAGGATCTCGGCAAGGACCCGCTCGATGCTCGAATCGGGTCTGGTGGACGAGGTCCGCCGGCTCTCAGCGGCGGGTTTCGGCCGGGATTGCGCCCCTGGGCGCACCATCGGGTACAGGGAGGTGCTGGATTCGCTCGAGGCGGGCGGTTCGGGCGATGATGCGGCAACGGCGATCGAGAACGGCACATGGCGGTTCTCGCGGAGGCAGAGGAACATGCTGGGCCGGCTCCCGGCGGATCTGGTGACCGACGGGGGCGACCCTGGAGCCTTGTTCGAGACCCTGTTCGGAGACGGGGTCCCATGA
- a CDS encoding nitroreductase family protein codes for MSRFSPEAVFDPASCTSCGRCRVVCPVSAVSGDPGDRPSFDSRKCIACGHCAAFCPAGAFGCSEPAGVEPCSGDSLLSLMKRRRSTRFFDGSSISDAELARLLEPVGWSPTGVNACGLAVRAFRDTEALALGTGIVRTARLLGKCGLLRILGALTRTGPFLEREAAGEDLVFRKAPLVLFFFSPRRSPTSLSDGIIAATLVMTAAEAMGLGTFWNGVARALYPVMPGWRRSSRARPGMRLCAVLCVGRPAWGCRPIPPRDWELLGPSIPGTARV; via the coding sequence ATGTCGAGATTCTCCCCTGAGGCCGTCTTCGACCCCGCGTCGTGCACCTCATGCGGCAGATGCCGGGTGGTCTGTCCCGTATCGGCGGTCTCCGGTGACCCGGGGGACCGCCCCTCGTTCGATTCACGGAAATGCATAGCCTGCGGGCACTGCGCGGCCTTCTGTCCGGCCGGCGCCTTCGGCTGCTCCGAACCGGCCGGCGTGGAACCGTGCAGCGGCGATTCCCTGCTTTCTCTCATGAAGAGGCGCAGATCGACGAGGTTCTTTGATGGGAGCTCCATTTCGGATGCGGAACTCGCGAGGCTCCTCGAGCCGGTCGGATGGTCGCCCACCGGTGTGAACGCCTGCGGCCTGGCAGTCAGGGCCTTCAGGGACACCGAAGCCCTCGCTCTCGGCACGGGCATCGTCAGGACGGCCCGCCTGCTCGGGAAGTGCGGGCTCCTGAGGATCCTGGGAGCGCTGACCAGGACCGGCCCATTCCTGGAACGCGAGGCGGCGGGGGAGGATCTCGTCTTCCGCAAGGCACCGCTGGTCCTCTTCTTCTTCTCGCCGCGGAGAAGCCCGACCTCCCTGAGCGACGGGATCATAGCAGCGACCCTCGTCATGACCGCTGCGGAGGCAATGGGGCTGGGCACCTTCTGGAACGGCGTGGCCCGGGCGCTCTATCCCGTGATGCCGGGATGGAGGAGGTCCTCCCGGGCCAGGCCGGGGATGAGGCTCTGTGCAGTGCTCTGCGTCGGCAGGCCGGCCTGGGGCTGCAGGCCGATCCCTCCCCGCGACTGGGAGCTCCTGGGCCCGTCTATTCCGGGGACGGCACGGGTCTGA
- a CDS encoding C25 family cysteine peptidase has product MIAAARIPLAAAVSVCLSALPAPASAGGTSFDFSLPAGGFEMVEYEGGDAICWPGATPCFPEGQPDLPAMARTFVIPQGASAVEASVEVISETRVDGMYDILPVRSVPLGSDPGPFLRDPGVYMGGAVFPASNVVSVETGTRTGFRLATVQFTPFTYDPASGSVTCITQARVTLRWEDDPAADTFSLGAAQVGNAESILEGIVSNPEDLSACRPQVRGGGTDWSSWVVIAPEALESTLEPLVTHRNASGMTAEFVSTEWIYSSYAGYDTQEQIRNYIKDAYLNHGLMYALIVGDWGPTQRMSSLDVGGGTVLNETTDLYYSDLDGTWDNDGDHLYGENTDGINYYSDIAVGRFSTDLPAQVATMVQKTIEYETVSPAGSWRTRALLCGAGLWPEYGYWGRFVCDSICKRIPGSWIETKLYEYSSGSHPNNQVDLINEGVSYVSPQGHGFSSGIYWYYAPTSMITAGLINQMTNWGMFPVFHSIACLAGQLSVSNCSAERLMNSTTGGAVAVMFNSNNGYGAPPSMGPSEHLEVHFANQMFVLGVQRVGDMQAAAKDAFKAAGGMSMQNWVLQENNLLGDPALLFVTNQTGLGGGAPEQGLRVATGISPNPASGSISVYWSMPEPSGFTLSVFDVTGRLVSTITQDASASSGMTVLDGLSDGGAPMASGCYLVRLDTAAGSSSSSMVYLGR; this is encoded by the coding sequence ATGATCGCAGCGGCACGCATCCCGCTCGCAGCGGCAGTTTCGGTCTGCCTGTCCGCACTCCCGGCCCCCGCCTCCGCCGGCGGGACATCCTTCGACTTCTCGCTTCCCGCGGGAGGTTTCGAGATGGTGGAATACGAGGGGGGGGATGCCATCTGCTGGCCCGGCGCGACCCCGTGCTTCCCCGAGGGTCAGCCCGACCTCCCTGCCATGGCGCGCACGTTCGTCATCCCCCAGGGAGCTTCGGCCGTCGAAGCCTCCGTAGAGGTCATCTCCGAGACCCGGGTCGACGGGATGTACGACATCCTCCCCGTCAGGTCCGTCCCGCTCGGGTCCGATCCCGGCCCCTTCCTGAGGGACCCGGGCGTCTACATGGGCGGCGCGGTCTTCCCGGCATCGAATGTCGTATCGGTCGAGACAGGCACCCGCACGGGCTTCCGACTCGCCACCGTGCAGTTCACGCCGTTCACCTACGATCCGGCATCGGGCTCCGTCACCTGCATCACGCAGGCGAGGGTGACCCTCCGCTGGGAGGACGACCCCGCGGCGGACACCTTCAGCCTGGGAGCGGCGCAGGTGGGGAACGCCGAATCCATCCTCGAAGGCATCGTGTCGAACCCGGAGGACCTCTCGGCCTGCCGGCCCCAGGTCCGCGGAGGAGGGACCGACTGGTCGTCCTGGGTGGTCATCGCCCCGGAAGCCCTGGAATCCACCCTCGAGCCCCTGGTCACCCACAGGAACGCTTCGGGCATGACGGCTGAATTCGTCTCCACCGAATGGATCTACTCCTCATACGCGGGATACGACACCCAGGAGCAGATCAGGAACTACATAAAGGACGCCTATCTCAACCACGGCCTCATGTACGCCCTCATAGTGGGCGACTGGGGCCCGACCCAGCGGATGTCGAGCCTCGACGTCGGCGGCGGGACGGTTCTCAACGAAACCACAGACCTCTACTACAGCGACCTCGACGGCACCTGGGACAACGACGGCGACCACCTCTACGGCGAGAACACCGACGGCATCAACTACTACTCCGACATCGCCGTGGGGCGGTTCAGCACCGACCTGCCGGCGCAGGTCGCTACGATGGTGCAGAAGACCATCGAATACGAGACGGTCTCCCCCGCCGGTTCCTGGAGGACCCGCGCACTGCTCTGCGGGGCCGGCCTGTGGCCCGAGTACGGCTACTGGGGACGCTTCGTCTGCGACTCGATCTGCAAGAGGATACCCGGCTCCTGGATCGAGACGAAGCTCTACGAGTACTCATCCGGATCGCACCCCAACAACCAGGTCGACTTGATCAACGAGGGTGTCAGCTACGTCTCCCCCCAGGGGCACGGATTCTCCTCGGGGATCTACTGGTACTACGCCCCCACCAGCATGATCACGGCCGGCCTCATCAACCAGATGACCAACTGGGGCATGTTCCCGGTGTTCCATTCCATAGCCTGCCTCGCCGGACAGCTCTCGGTCTCCAACTGCAGCGCAGAGAGGCTGATGAACTCGACCACCGGAGGGGCCGTGGCCGTGATGTTCAACTCGAACAACGGCTACGGGGCGCCGCCCTCGATGGGCCCGTCGGAACATCTGGAGGTCCATTTCGCCAACCAGATGTTCGTTCTGGGCGTACAGAGGGTGGGCGACATGCAGGCCGCGGCCAAGGATGCGTTCAAGGCGGCAGGAGGCATGTCGATGCAGAACTGGGTGCTGCAGGAGAACAACCTCCTGGGCGACCCGGCGCTGCTATTCGTCACCAACCAGACAGGCCTGGGCGGTGGTGCTCCCGAACAGGGTCTGCGGGTCGCCACTGGCATCAGCCCCAACCCGGCATCCGGGTCGATCTCCGTGTACTGGTCCATGCCGGAACCGTCCGGGTTCACCCTGTCGGTCTTCGATGTCACGGGCAGGCTGGTGAGTACGATCACCCAGGACGCATCGGCCTCCTCGGGCATGACCGTCCTCGACGGGCTTTCGGACGGCGGGGCACCCATGGCGTCCGGGTGCTACCTCGTCAGGCTGGATACCGCCGCGGGCTCCAGCTCATCGAGCATGGTCTACCTGGGGCGCTGA
- the mutL gene encoding DNA mismatch repair endonuclease MutL: MPAIRVLSDEVVNLISAGEVVERPASVVKELVENSIDAGAASVGVSTERGGRQSITVRDDGCGMSRHDLLLSVQRHATSKIMLAKDLDSLSTLGFRGEALPSIASVTRLSIVTSDGSEAWALSMEGGVLGGVTPAARTRGTTVTASGIFFNQPVRRRFLRSEGTEESWVRRHLEGLAFSNDNVSISLSCDGRESFSIPAGTLESRLRARFGIPDGVLAAAGNASAGPGTASVVFFPDRTSASRQHVYVVVDGRPVSVRSVSYVLESMLAGPAGCPVCVCRLDLLPGECDVNVHPAKLEVRLRNPSGVQALVASAVSAASAGRSAAVGLALGVRAAGTVRRPASSASQDGYDRPPDFFDGGAGVMSPGPDLPANGLVAPRVSAVQQVGRRYLVSSVSGGIVIVDPHAAHERVLFESIRKGVAGRQRLLLPEQFDPGPGQAEQFEAFRDMLTEAGFEIDASGGQYTLMSVPEGVRHGAEAVMEILSALSEPSKASLPPLDQIAAAAACAGAVKLGDALDPEQAAELLDMLFATSDPFHCPHGRPTLIEISDAELARRFGR, from the coding sequence ATGCCTGCGATAAGAGTCCTGAGCGATGAAGTGGTCAACCTCATCTCTGCCGGAGAGGTGGTGGAGAGGCCCGCATCCGTGGTCAAGGAGCTCGTCGAGAACTCCATCGACGCAGGTGCGGCCTCGGTCGGGGTCTCGACAGAGCGGGGGGGCAGGCAGTCGATCACCGTCAGGGACGACGGGTGCGGCATGTCGCGCCACGACCTCCTGCTCTCCGTGCAGCGGCACGCCACCAGCAAGATCATGCTCGCGAAGGATCTCGACAGCCTCTCCACCCTCGGTTTCCGCGGGGAGGCACTTCCCAGCATCGCCTCGGTCACGCGCCTCTCGATCGTTACCAGCGACGGTTCCGAAGCCTGGGCCCTCTCGATGGAGGGAGGGGTGCTCGGGGGCGTCACTCCTGCTGCAAGGACGAGGGGAACTACGGTCACCGCATCGGGCATCTTCTTCAACCAGCCCGTCAGGAGGCGCTTCCTGCGATCCGAAGGCACCGAGGAGTCCTGGGTCCGCAGGCATCTCGAAGGTCTGGCCTTTTCCAACGACAATGTCTCGATCAGCCTCTCGTGCGACGGGAGGGAGTCCTTCTCCATACCCGCGGGCACGCTCGAATCGAGACTCAGGGCGAGGTTCGGAATCCCGGACGGAGTCCTCGCGGCAGCGGGGAATGCATCTGCCGGGCCGGGAACGGCCTCCGTCGTGTTCTTCCCGGACAGGACCTCGGCCTCGAGACAGCACGTGTATGTCGTCGTCGACGGCAGGCCCGTCTCGGTCAGGTCGGTCTCCTACGTCCTCGAGAGCATGCTCGCGGGGCCTGCCGGCTGCCCGGTATGCGTCTGCAGGCTCGATCTCCTGCCCGGCGAGTGCGATGTGAACGTGCATCCCGCCAAGCTCGAGGTCCGCCTGCGGAACCCTTCCGGGGTGCAGGCCCTCGTCGCATCTGCCGTCTCCGCCGCCTCGGCGGGCAGATCCGCCGCGGTGGGCCTGGCCCTGGGCGTGAGGGCCGCCGGAACCGTGAGGAGACCGGCCTCCTCCGCCTCACAGGACGGGTACGACCGGCCCCCGGACTTCTTCGACGGGGGCGCAGGCGTCATGTCCCCCGGCCCGGATCTGCCCGCGAACGGCCTGGTTGCGCCCCGGGTCTCGGCCGTGCAGCAGGTGGGGCGACGCTACCTGGTATCATCGGTATCCGGGGGGATCGTGATAGTAGACCCCCATGCGGCACACGAGCGGGTCCTCTTCGAGAGCATCCGGAAGGGAGTCGCGGGCCGGCAGCGCCTCCTGCTGCCCGAGCAGTTCGATCCGGGTCCCGGGCAGGCCGAACAGTTCGAGGCCTTCCGCGACATGCTCACCGAGGCGGGTTTCGAGATAGACGCGTCCGGCGGGCAGTACACCCTCATGTCGGTTCCGGAGGGCGTGAGGCACGGCGCCGAGGCCGTGATGGAGATCCTGTCGGCGCTCTCGGAACCCTCGAAGGCGTCCCTCCCCCCGCTCGACCAGATAGCTGCGGCCGCCGCCTGCGCCGGGGCGGTCAAGCTGGGCGACGCGCTCGATCCGGAGCAGGCAGCCGAACTCCTCGACATGCTCTTCGCGACGTCCGACCCGTTCCACTGCCCGCACGGCAGGCCCACTCTGATAGAGATATCGGACGCGGAACTCGCGCGGAGGTTCGGCAGGTGA
- a CDS encoding Ig-like domain-containing protein, which produces MRYRLLCASAMAALMAGCARIAAPSGGPEDTEPPYIVSLSPEPSAGTPDLDEVAIRWSERMQESSIEIRVFPAIPIRVGSSPGRTVVSLEEPLGARTMILHVSGTAADLRGNRIVQAVDLAYSGLDTLPSGSLRIGLARQGGTVLSGSVQIDVLDALGTMVRRTSPDSTGSAVAGWLPGGAYSVICFEDGDGSMSWEREVEAGAETTVVIGDADSLDLELVLTVVDTIGPRLVQVLALDEFHARVDFNEEPAQPADARRVFGIRDTSGIPVPVLGCWSSGSREERSLVLATGGMPEGVLLLRTEGVADLLGNTSAPDSIEFESSDSASVDTIHVRSTFPAPGSVEVSASTSVIFSLSDWVDPDSLAGVFSMTRVADSSVVEGVLRADDGRSFTFTPLHDLLGEEQYRVEIGPGLVSPAGDSLGSVGWSFVAAWGDEPGSMEGTVSGGGARIVLEARAAGSGGASISVGIDPGRFLLEGIPAGRYTVSCWSDRNGNGAWDPGEPYGSWPGVVLVRPGTVTGGIDVEILP; this is translated from the coding sequence GTGAGGTACCGCCTCCTGTGCGCCTCCGCGATGGCCGCCCTCATGGCGGGATGCGCCAGGATCGCGGCACCCTCCGGCGGCCCCGAGGATACCGAACCGCCGTACATCGTCTCGCTCTCACCGGAGCCTTCCGCCGGCACGCCGGATCTCGACGAGGTGGCGATCCGGTGGAGCGAGCGGATGCAGGAGAGCTCCATCGAGATCAGGGTGTTCCCCGCGATCCCGATCCGCGTGGGCAGCTCCCCGGGGCGGACCGTGGTATCCCTGGAGGAACCGCTTGGTGCCCGGACGATGATCCTCCATGTCTCCGGCACGGCGGCCGATCTGCGGGGAAACAGGATCGTCCAGGCGGTGGACCTGGCCTACAGCGGCCTGGACACGCTGCCTTCCGGATCCCTGAGGATCGGGCTCGCCAGGCAGGGGGGGACCGTGCTCAGCGGGTCCGTCCAGATCGACGTGCTCGACGCCCTGGGAACGATGGTCCGCAGGACGTCGCCCGATTCGACCGGATCGGCCGTGGCTGGCTGGCTCCCGGGCGGCGCCTATTCGGTGATCTGCTTCGAGGACGGCGACGGAAGCATGTCCTGGGAGCGCGAAGTCGAAGCCGGCGCCGAGACCACCGTGGTGATCGGCGACGCCGACTCGCTCGATCTCGAACTCGTCCTGACCGTCGTGGACACGATAGGTCCGAGGCTCGTGCAGGTTCTCGCACTGGACGAGTTCCACGCCCGGGTGGACTTCAACGAAGAGCCCGCCCAGCCGGCCGATGCACGGCGGGTGTTCGGCATCCGCGATACTTCGGGCATCCCGGTCCCCGTGCTCGGCTGCTGGTCGTCCGGTTCGAGGGAGGAGAGGTCGCTAGTCCTGGCCACCGGCGGGATGCCGGAAGGCGTACTCCTCCTCCGGACGGAAGGCGTCGCCGACCTCCTGGGCAACACGTCCGCACCGGATTCGATCGAGTTCGAATCGTCGGACTCGGCATCGGTGGACACGATACATGTCAGATCGACGTTCCCCGCCCCGGGTTCCGTGGAAGTGTCCGCATCGACATCAGTCATCTTCTCGCTCTCCGACTGGGTCGATCCCGATTCCCTGGCGGGGGTCTTCAGCATGACCCGGGTCGCCGACAGTTCCGTGGTGGAGGGCGTGCTCAGGGCGGACGACGGAAGGTCCTTCACATTCACTCCTCTGCATGACCTGCTCGGGGAGGAGCAGTACAGGGTCGAGATAGGCCCCGGCCTCGTCTCGCCTGCGGGAGACTCCCTGGGATCGGTGGGATGGTCCTTCGTGGCGGCATGGGGCGACGAGCCCGGGAGCATGGAGGGAACGGTCTCGGGAGGAGGAGCACGCATAGTTCTGGAGGCCCGTGCGGCCGGTTCGGGGGGAGCCTCGATCAGCGTCGGGATCGACCCTGGCAGGTTCCTCCTCGAAGGCATCCCGGCCGGGCGGTACACGGTCTCGTGCTGGTCCGACCGCAACGGCAACGGTGCGTGGGATCCGGGCGAACCCTACGGGTCGTGGCCCGGGGTGGTCCTCGTGCGCCCGGGGACAGTGACCGGAGGGATAGATGTCGAGATTCTCCCCTGA
- a CDS encoding rubrerythrin family protein encodes MGKTLDDLKQAFAGESQANRRYLAFAKKADAEGHPQAARLFRAAAEAETVHAHAHLRAMGGIGSTRENLAAAVAGEVHEFEKMYPAMIEDARTEGEAQALRSFEFANSVERIHAGLFGTMLESLGQGGDQYPYHICPVCGFTAEKGAPDVCPICGAKGSSFVRID; translated from the coding sequence ATGGGAAAGACGCTCGATGACCTGAAGCAGGCGTTCGCCGGCGAGTCCCAGGCGAACCGCAGATACCTGGCATTCGCGAAGAAGGCCGACGCAGAAGGGCATCCGCAGGCTGCAAGGCTTTTCAGGGCCGCGGCCGAGGCCGAGACGGTGCATGCACATGCCCACCTCCGGGCCATGGGCGGCATCGGTTCGACCCGCGAGAACCTCGCGGCTGCCGTTGCCGGCGAGGTGCACGAGTTCGAGAAGATGTACCCTGCGATGATAGAGGACGCCAGGACCGAGGGCGAGGCACAGGCCCTGCGCTCGTTCGAGTTCGCCAACTCGGTCGAGAGGATACATGCCGGCCTCTTCGGGACCATGCTCGAGAGCCTCGGGCAGGGCGGCGACCAGTATCCCTACCACATCTGCCCGGTGTGCGGATTCACCGCGGAGAAGGGCGCCCCCGACGTCTGCCCGATCTGCGGCGCGAAGGGATCCTCCTTCGTCAGGATAGACTAG